The Microbacterium foliorum genome has a window encoding:
- a CDS encoding aldo/keto reductase — translation MTRIGNSDLDVFPLSLGGNVFGWTADRDASFAVLDAFVAGGGDFIDTADVYSAWVPGNAGGESETIIGEWLASRKPEGVVVATKVSQHPEFTGLGAANVRRAAEASLGRLGVDTIDLYYAHYDDETVPLEETVGAFGQLVADGLVRNVAVSNYSAERIREWVDIARRTGVALPVAVQPHYNLVHRNDVEETIIPVAQEFGLGLVPYYSLASGFLTGKYRSADPEGQTSPRASGAAKYATEAGLKVIDALEEIGAAHDASIAATALAWLRAQPTVVAPIASARTVEQVPDLLAGARLELTNDEVADLDRVSSWTPTAH, via the coding sequence ATGACCCGTATCGGAAACAGTGACCTCGACGTCTTCCCCCTCTCGCTCGGCGGCAACGTGTTCGGCTGGACCGCCGACCGTGACGCCTCGTTCGCGGTGCTTGATGCGTTCGTGGCCGGGGGCGGCGACTTCATCGACACCGCCGACGTGTACAGCGCCTGGGTGCCCGGCAACGCGGGCGGCGAGAGCGAGACGATCATCGGCGAGTGGCTGGCGTCGCGCAAGCCCGAGGGCGTGGTCGTCGCCACCAAGGTGAGCCAGCACCCGGAGTTCACCGGCCTCGGTGCCGCGAACGTGCGCAGAGCCGCGGAGGCCTCGCTCGGGCGTCTCGGCGTCGACACGATCGACCTCTACTACGCCCACTACGACGACGAGACGGTTCCGCTGGAAGAGACCGTCGGCGCCTTCGGACAGTTGGTCGCCGACGGCCTCGTGCGCAATGTCGCCGTCTCGAACTACAGCGCCGAGCGCATCCGCGAGTGGGTCGACATCGCGCGCCGGACGGGCGTCGCCCTGCCCGTCGCCGTGCAGCCGCACTACAACCTCGTGCACCGCAACGATGTCGAGGAGACGATCATCCCGGTGGCCCAGGAGTTCGGCCTCGGCCTCGTGCCGTATTACTCGCTGGCGAGCGGCTTCCTGACGGGCAAGTACCGGTCCGCCGACCCCGAAGGGCAGACCTCGCCGCGGGCATCCGGCGCCGCGAAGTACGCGACCGAGGCGGGTCTGAAGGTCATCGACGCTCTCGAAGAGATCGGTGCCGCCCACGACGCATCGATCGCCGCGACCGCGCTGGCCTGGCTTCGGGCCCAGCCGACAGTGGTGGCGCCCATCGCCAGTGCGCGCACCGTCGAGCAGGTGCCCGACCTGCTCGCCGGCGCGCGACTCGAGCTGACCAACGACGAGGTCGCAGACCTCGATCGGGTCTCGTCCTGGACACCGACCGCCCACTGA
- a CDS encoding ABC transporter ATP-binding protein, with protein sequence MASVTFDEATRLYPGGTRPAVDKLNLEVADGEFLVLVGPSGCGKSTSLRMLAGLEEVNAGRILIGDRDVTDVPPKDRDIAMVFQNYALYPHMTVAENMGFALKIAGVGKEERATRVLEAAKLLDLEEYLTRKPKALSGGQRQRVAMGRAIVRQPQVFLMDEPLSNLDAKLRVQTRTQIASLQRRLGVTTVYVTHDQTEALTMGDRIAVLKDGLLQQVGSPRDLYEKPENVFVAGFIGSPAMNLFSADLAEGGIRFGTEVVPLDRDTVGRANGSQVTVGVRPEDITVGPADGKGLSVTVDLVEELGADGYLYGHTEINGKRADLVARVDGRSHPNAGETVTLAANAGHVHAFDIESGVRLNDKPVVSA encoded by the coding sequence ATGGCATCTGTGACTTTCGACGAGGCCACCCGCCTCTACCCGGGCGGAACCCGCCCGGCTGTCGACAAGCTCAACCTCGAGGTCGCTGACGGCGAGTTCCTCGTCCTCGTCGGCCCCTCCGGCTGCGGAAAGTCCACCTCGCTGCGCATGCTCGCCGGCCTCGAAGAGGTCAACGCAGGCCGCATCCTCATCGGCGACCGCGACGTCACCGACGTCCCGCCGAAGGACCGCGACATCGCGATGGTGTTCCAGAACTACGCGCTGTACCCGCACATGACCGTCGCCGAGAACATGGGCTTCGCGCTCAAGATCGCCGGCGTCGGCAAGGAGGAGCGCGCGACCCGCGTCCTCGAGGCCGCGAAGCTCCTCGACCTCGAGGAGTACCTGACCCGCAAGCCGAAGGCCCTCTCGGGTGGTCAGCGTCAGCGTGTCGCGATGGGCCGCGCGATCGTGCGTCAGCCGCAGGTCTTCCTCATGGACGAGCCGCTGTCGAACCTCGACGCCAAGCTCCGCGTCCAGACGCGTACGCAGATCGCGTCGCTGCAGCGTCGCCTCGGCGTCACCACGGTCTACGTCACCCACGACCAGACCGAGGCGCTCACGATGGGCGACCGCATCGCCGTGCTGAAGGACGGACTGCTCCAGCAGGTCGGTTCGCCGCGTGACCTGTACGAGAAGCCGGAGAACGTCTTCGTCGCCGGCTTCATCGGCTCCCCCGCCATGAACCTGTTCTCGGCAGATCTCGCTGAGGGCGGCATCCGCTTCGGCACCGAGGTCGTGCCGCTCGACCGCGACACGGTCGGCCGTGCCAACGGCTCGCAGGTCACGGTCGGCGTGCGCCCCGAGGACATCACGGTCGGCCCGGCCGACGGCAAGGGCCTCTCGGTCACCGTCGACCTGGTCGAGGAGCTCGGCGCCGACGGATACCTCTACGGTCACACCGAGATCAACGGCAAGCGCGCCGACCTCGTCGCTCGCGTCGACGGTCGCAGCCACCCGAACGCCGGCGAGACCGTCACCCTCGCCGCGAACGCGGGCCACGTGCACGCGTTCGACATCGAGTCGGGTGTCCGTCTGAACGACAAGCCGGTCGTCTCCGCCTGA
- a CDS encoding thioredoxin domain-containing protein — protein sequence MSSDETPNVPSPRNSREAVREKAQKVHAQQSRARVMRRIILGAVAVVAVGAIGTAITLAVSAQVSKPQLTPAGMDHDGILVSDISATTVAAEASTAPDPDDTGAGGETAPAPAPTTSSTVDIHIYVDYLSPDAGEFERANARQLVNWISEGAATVTYHPVALLTASSNGTKYSLRSAAAAACVATHSPAQFYAFNHDLLDDQPEVNTDGFSDAQLADIAGAVGSDNVKSVRSCIEDQDYVTWAKDATSRALEGPLVGSDDLVLTAAPMIVVNGEAYVGALDDPSEFSQFVLTVASDAYYATETPSPSTSPSATPTPTETTEPAPTETPAS from the coding sequence ATGTCGAGCGACGAGACGCCGAACGTCCCCAGCCCTCGCAATTCGCGTGAGGCCGTGCGGGAGAAGGCACAGAAGGTGCACGCCCAGCAGTCGAGGGCGCGCGTGATGCGACGGATCATCCTGGGTGCCGTCGCCGTGGTCGCCGTGGGTGCCATCGGCACCGCGATCACCCTCGCCGTCTCGGCGCAGGTCTCGAAGCCGCAGCTCACGCCCGCGGGGATGGATCACGACGGCATCCTCGTCTCCGACATCAGCGCCACCACGGTCGCGGCGGAGGCATCGACCGCCCCCGACCCGGACGACACCGGCGCCGGTGGCGAGACGGCACCCGCTCCCGCGCCGACGACGTCGAGCACGGTCGACATCCACATCTACGTCGACTACCTCTCTCCGGATGCCGGCGAGTTCGAGCGGGCCAACGCCCGCCAGCTCGTGAACTGGATCTCCGAGGGGGCCGCCACCGTGACGTACCACCCGGTCGCGCTGCTGACCGCGAGCTCGAACGGCACGAAGTACTCGCTGCGCTCGGCGGCCGCGGCAGCGTGCGTCGCCACGCACTCGCCCGCCCAGTTCTACGCCTTCAACCACGACCTTCTCGACGACCAGCCCGAGGTGAACACCGACGGCTTCTCCGACGCGCAGCTGGCCGACATCGCCGGTGCGGTCGGATCCGACAATGTGAAGAGCGTCCGCTCCTGCATCGAGGACCAGGACTACGTGACCTGGGCCAAGGACGCCACCTCGCGCGCCCTCGAGGGTCCGCTCGTCGGATCGGACGATCTGGTGCTCACCGCGGCGCCGATGATCGTGGTCAACGGCGAGGCCTATGTGGGGGCTCTCGACGACCCGAGCGAGTTCTCGCAGTTCGTGCTGACCGTCGCCAGCGACGCCTACTACGCCACCGAGACCCCGTCGCCGTCGACGTCTCCCTCGGCGACCCCGACGCCCACCGAGACCACGGAGCCTGCGCCCACCGAGACTCCCGCGTCGTAG
- a CDS encoding sensor histidine kinase: MSRPRSRSTSVREDEALRLPRPPGVMRRFWARHPVVADVLVVIVCALLSIVPVGVITRDLPVPLAVGVSIAVPVGVFAVCATLLWRRRRPWVPFVATFVLDAAFLFALQPIGSPLLLVTSYSLAVYRSSKAAWVGLGLGLASLAAVSGVLLLTGVITLQIAMNTLVGSLVLGLIGTLIGVNVGGRQRYLAAVIDRSRQLLVERDQQAQLAAADERARIAREMHDIVSHSLTVIVALSEGAAATPDAAQAKAAASASAETARSALTEMRAMLGVLRADDSPLPLAPLAPTPPQDTVAQAQRAGYPVTLSVSGGAELPPAVAHAVGRIVQEGVTNAMRHAPGATSISVRLTHAPGSVTVEIVNDGVTAAVDSSVRPSGFGLRGLAERTAHAGGEITSQPAGGGRWALRAELPVHSPDPVALDPKDLP; the protein is encoded by the coding sequence GTGAGCAGACCGCGCAGCCGCAGCACCTCGGTCCGTGAGGACGAGGCGCTGCGGCTGCCGCGTCCTCCGGGGGTGATGCGGCGATTCTGGGCACGGCATCCGGTGGTCGCCGACGTTCTGGTCGTCATCGTCTGCGCCCTGCTCTCCATCGTCCCGGTCGGCGTCATCACCCGCGACCTGCCGGTACCGCTCGCTGTCGGCGTCTCGATCGCGGTGCCCGTCGGGGTCTTCGCCGTCTGCGCGACGCTGCTCTGGCGCCGGCGTCGACCGTGGGTGCCGTTCGTGGCGACATTCGTGCTCGACGCGGCGTTCCTCTTCGCCCTGCAGCCGATCGGGTCGCCGCTGCTGCTCGTCACCAGCTACTCGCTCGCGGTGTACCGGTCATCGAAGGCGGCGTGGGTCGGCCTCGGACTCGGACTCGCGTCGCTCGCCGCCGTCTCCGGCGTGCTCCTGCTCACGGGTGTGATCACACTGCAGATCGCGATGAACACCCTCGTGGGGTCTCTCGTGCTCGGCCTGATCGGCACGCTGATCGGCGTCAACGTCGGCGGTCGCCAGCGCTATCTCGCCGCGGTGATCGACCGCTCCCGTCAGCTGCTCGTGGAACGCGACCAGCAGGCCCAACTGGCCGCGGCGGACGAGCGCGCACGCATCGCCCGAGAGATGCACGACATCGTCTCGCATTCGCTCACCGTGATCGTCGCCCTGTCCGAGGGCGCGGCGGCGACTCCCGATGCGGCGCAGGCCAAGGCCGCGGCGTCCGCGTCGGCGGAGACGGCCAGGAGCGCCCTCACCGAGATGCGCGCCATGCTCGGCGTCCTGCGCGCCGACGACTCCCCGCTGCCGCTCGCGCCGCTCGCGCCGACACCGCCCCAGGACACCGTGGCCCAGGCGCAGCGCGCCGGCTACCCGGTGACGCTCTCGGTCAGCGGCGGCGCCGAGCTCCCTCCGGCGGTCGCCCACGCGGTCGGCCGCATCGTGCAGGAGGGCGTCACGAACGCCATGCGACACGCGCCGGGTGCGACATCGATCTCGGTGCGCCTGACCCACGCGCCCGGGAGCGTGACGGTCGAGATCGTCAACGACGGTGTGACCGCGGCGGTCGACTCCTCCGTCCGCCCCTCCGGCTTCGGGCTGCGCGGGCTCGCCGAGCGCACCGCGCACGCGGGAGGAGAGATCACCTCACAGCCGGCAGGTGGGGGCCGATGGGCCCTCCGCGCCGAACTCCCCGTGCACTCCCCCGACCCCGTCGCACTCGACCCGAAGGACCTGCCATGA
- a CDS encoding response regulator transcription factor, which produces MTPPISILLVDDQQLIRLGFRMVLDAEEDLIVVGEAADGHAAIAQAAALRPDIVLMDIRMPGLDGIAATEAIVREHPDTRVLVLTTFDLDEYAFGAIRAGASGFLLKDAQRHEMIAAVRAVHRGDAVLAPRVTRMLLQHVAPTLGASETVPSSTATPSTTATPSSTASRDEALSELTDRERDVFLEIARGLTNLEIAQTLYVSESTVKTHVGRILAKLDARDRIHLVILAHRLGLTDDDAPPSD; this is translated from the coding sequence ATGACCCCTCCGATCTCGATCCTCCTGGTCGATGACCAGCAGCTGATCAGACTGGGCTTCCGCATGGTGCTCGACGCCGAGGAGGATCTGATCGTGGTCGGCGAGGCCGCAGACGGCCATGCCGCGATCGCGCAGGCGGCGGCGCTCCGCCCCGACATCGTGCTGATGGACATCCGCATGCCGGGGCTCGACGGCATCGCCGCGACCGAGGCGATCGTGCGCGAGCATCCCGACACCCGCGTCCTCGTGCTCACCACCTTCGATCTCGACGAATACGCGTTCGGCGCGATCCGCGCCGGTGCGAGCGGATTCCTGCTGAAGGATGCGCAGCGCCACGAGATGATCGCCGCCGTCCGCGCCGTGCACCGCGGCGATGCCGTGCTCGCACCGCGGGTGACCCGGATGCTGCTGCAGCACGTCGCGCCGACCCTGGGGGCGTCCGAGACCGTGCCCTCGTCGACCGCCACGCCCTCGACGACCGCCACGCCCTCGTCGACCGCATCACGCGACGAGGCTCTGTCCGAGCTCACCGACCGCGAGCGCGACGTGTTCCTCGAGATCGCGCGGGGTCTCACCAACCTGGAGATCGCCCAGACTCTGTACGTCAGCGAGTCGACGGTGAAGACCCACGTGGGCCGGATCCTCGCGAAGCTCGACGCGCGCGACCGCATCCACCTGGTGATACTCGCCCACCGCCTCGGCCTCACCGACGACGACGCCCCGCCTTCCGATTGA
- a CDS encoding ImmA/IrrE family metallo-endopeptidase: MDVWQLADDLGLTVRERRGMHRSGYAPGDDHIDLTPGMRGRILRGVICHEIGHHVLGHRPTEFGLIRKRQEQSANVWAAHTLITPDAYAEAEQHRNGHITSMAIELNVPDELVAIYRSTLLRTDQATYVRPRMGAAQFDHRVEVA; this comes from the coding sequence ATGGATGTCTGGCAGCTCGCCGATGATCTCGGCCTCACAGTCCGCGAACGACGCGGCATGCACCGGAGCGGTTACGCTCCCGGCGACGACCACATCGATCTGACGCCGGGCATGCGCGGCCGGATCCTCCGAGGGGTCATCTGCCACGAGATCGGGCATCACGTGCTCGGTCATCGACCGACGGAGTTCGGACTCATCCGGAAGCGCCAAGAGCAATCCGCTAACGTCTGGGCTGCGCACACGCTTATCACCCCGGACGCCTACGCAGAAGCCGAGCAGCACCGGAACGGGCACATCACGTCGATGGCGATCGAGCTGAACGTGCCCGACGAGCTCGTCGCGATCTATCGCAGCACGCTGCTGCGCACCGACCAGGCGACCTATGTCCGTCCGCGCATGGGCGCCGCGCAGTTCGACCATCGCGTCGAGGTGGCGTAG
- a CDS encoding ABC transporter permease, with the protein MTVQAAPPVTRRVESAHRLTFVRAIRGEWIKLSTLRSTWWSIGIAALLTVGIAVLIAQAIDVPGFEPIQAVVMPIQFTMLLAGILGAISVTGEYSTGMIRSTLAANPKRGSMLAAKAVVVGVFMFVSSLVIFAAAAAAVSVVVASRDQSIDWSDPAASILPIVVSSLAMSVFALIGVAFGFLLRSGAGAIAATVGVLFVLPIVASLFAVAGEAWAWVTDASNYLPVAAAQSAILPENAALEGPVAYLTLAAWVVAGMLAAWTVLRTRDA; encoded by the coding sequence ATGACCGTTCAGGCAGCCCCGCCCGTCACCCGGCGCGTCGAGTCCGCACACCGCCTCACGTTCGTGCGGGCGATCCGCGGCGAGTGGATAAAGCTGTCCACGCTCCGCTCCACCTGGTGGTCGATCGGCATCGCGGCCCTGCTCACGGTCGGCATCGCCGTGCTCATCGCGCAGGCGATCGACGTGCCGGGATTCGAGCCGATCCAGGCCGTCGTCATGCCGATCCAGTTCACGATGCTGCTCGCCGGCATCCTCGGCGCGATCTCGGTGACCGGGGAGTACTCGACCGGCATGATCCGGTCGACCCTGGCCGCGAACCCGAAGCGCGGATCGATGCTGGCCGCCAAGGCCGTCGTCGTCGGCGTGTTCATGTTCGTGTCGTCGCTGGTGATCTTCGCCGCCGCCGCGGCCGCGGTCTCGGTCGTCGTCGCGTCTCGCGATCAGAGCATCGACTGGTCCGACCCCGCAGCATCGATCCTGCCCATCGTCGTCTCCTCGTTGGCCATGTCGGTGTTCGCACTGATCGGCGTCGCGTTCGGCTTCCTCCTGCGTTCGGGCGCCGGTGCGATCGCCGCCACCGTCGGAGTGCTGTTCGTGCTGCCGATCGTCGCGAGCTTGTTCGCCGTGGCCGGCGAGGCCTGGGCGTGGGTGACGGATGCCTCGAACTACCTGCCGGTAGCAGCCGCGCAGAGCGCCATCCTGCCGGAGAACGCCGCCCTCGAAGGCCCGGTCGCGTATCTGACGCTGGCCGCATGGGTCGTCGCGGGGATGCTCGCCGCCTGGACCGTGCTGCGCACCCGCGACGCGTGA
- a CDS encoding tyrosine-type recombinase/integrase produces the protein MAYYRDSDGITRLMQRQGRTAPDAERVLIKALKKRLAPASEMLTPDSAVRELAAMWLDSKSRLAEGSIRIYKNAIEKHITPGLGAVRLSEISVPRLDRFITALTKSSGPRTATTAHVVLRGMFTLAARHGAVRPNPMSDVPAPEKAKRAARRSAPNLEVVRAMRSRFEEWDAGTEPRPADDRRRRRPRASDLLDTTDMIIGTGVRTGELLALQWDQLDLDAKLATIRRTIAQDRDGKFFVQDFTKTEAGYRELELPDHLVDMLLRRRVASYSAFVFASSVGTFRHPNNYRTSWRDALRDTAWKGTTPKSFRKTVATVLRDELGVEAAKDQLGHESERTTLKHYADQVHRGPASGLVLSKLFT, from the coding sequence GTGGCCTACTACCGAGACTCGGACGGCATCACGCGCCTCATGCAGCGACAGGGCCGCACGGCTCCGGATGCCGAGCGCGTGCTGATCAAGGCGCTGAAGAAGCGGCTGGCTCCGGCGAGCGAGATGCTCACGCCAGATTCGGCCGTGCGCGAGCTCGCGGCGATGTGGCTCGACTCGAAGTCCAGGCTGGCCGAGGGGTCGATCCGCATCTACAAGAACGCGATCGAGAAGCACATCACCCCTGGCCTCGGCGCCGTCCGCCTGAGCGAGATCAGCGTGCCGCGGCTTGATCGGTTCATCACCGCGCTGACGAAGTCCTCGGGGCCCCGCACCGCGACGACGGCGCACGTCGTGCTGCGAGGGATGTTCACGCTCGCCGCCCGTCACGGCGCGGTGCGGCCCAATCCGATGTCCGACGTCCCCGCGCCGGAGAAGGCGAAGCGCGCGGCCAGGAGATCCGCTCCGAACCTCGAGGTCGTGCGGGCGATGCGCAGCCGCTTCGAGGAGTGGGACGCTGGCACTGAACCGCGACCCGCCGACGACCGGCGACGTCGACGGCCGCGCGCGAGCGACCTCCTCGACACGACGGACATGATCATCGGCACCGGCGTCCGCACCGGCGAGCTGCTCGCACTCCAATGGGATCAGCTCGACCTCGATGCGAAGCTCGCCACCATCCGCCGGACGATCGCGCAGGACCGCGATGGCAAGTTCTTCGTTCAGGACTTCACGAAGACGGAGGCCGGCTACCGCGAGCTCGAGCTGCCCGACCATCTCGTGGACATGCTGCTGCGTCGACGGGTCGCGTCGTACTCGGCATTCGTCTTCGCATCCAGCGTCGGGACTTTCCGCCACCCGAATAACTACCGGACGTCGTGGCGCGACGCGCTGCGCGACACCGCCTGGAAGGGCACGACGCCCAAGAGCTTCCGAAAGACAGTCGCGACGGTCCTGCGCGATGAACTCGGCGTCGAGGCAGCGAAGGACCAGCTCGGTCACGAGTCGGAGCGCACGACGCTCAAGCACTACGCGGACCAGGTGCACCGCGGTCCGGCATCCGGACTTGTTCTGTCGAAGCTCTTCACCTGA